A window of the Nocardia sp. NBC_01329 genome harbors these coding sequences:
- a CDS encoding fluoride efflux transporter FluC, which produces MPDDPPPVHGPPLPVDPDIDLGYAPQRAELAGSHGAILAVIAIGGALGALARYGLIRSLPTPPGGFPWMVLLINVIGSFLLGALMVVITEQRSAHPLLRPFLGVGVLGGFTTFSTYADDIRALLDTGAVLIGAAYLASTLFAAVAACALGVGLARRLGGGAAR; this is translated from the coding sequence GTGCCCGATGACCCGCCACCGGTCCACGGACCGCCACTGCCCGTGGATCCCGATATCGATCTGGGGTATGCGCCCCAGCGTGCCGAACTCGCCGGCTCCCACGGCGCGATCCTCGCCGTGATCGCGATCGGTGGCGCGCTGGGCGCACTGGCCCGGTATGGACTGATCCGGTCCCTGCCCACGCCACCGGGAGGCTTTCCGTGGATGGTTCTGCTCATCAATGTCATTGGTAGTTTCCTGCTCGGTGCGCTGATGGTCGTGATCACCGAGCAGCGATCGGCCCATCCGCTGCTGCGCCCGTTCCTCGGGGTCGGAGTCCTGGGTGGTTTCACCACCTTCTCGACCTACGCCGACGATATTCGCGCCCTGCTCGACACCGGCGCTGTTCTCATCGGCGCCGCCTATCTGGCATCGACCCTTTTCGCGGCAGTGGCGGCGTGCGCGCTCGGCGTCGGCCTCGCCAGGCGCCTCGGCGGGGGAGCAGCGCGATGA
- a CDS encoding dihydrofolate reductase family protein, which yields MTDSTGRTVTANICLTLDGRYSGPGGPGDMGAIVPYAATEVARRHLSRIWEGATTALLGRRNAEGFLGYWPSVATDEAADLRDRGYAKWLVDVEKVVLSSTLTEAPWARTRIVDAPAVDVVRELKATGVGDILVNSSSSVIKPLLHADLLDRLYLMITPEIAGGGRRLFDDGLPASKWFPTHQDAGERGELALVYDRVR from the coding sequence ATGACCGACTCCACTGGACGTACCGTGACCGCGAATATCTGTCTCACCCTCGACGGGCGCTACAGCGGACCTGGCGGGCCCGGCGATATGGGCGCGATCGTCCCGTACGCGGCGACCGAGGTGGCCCGCCGTCACCTGAGCCGCATCTGGGAAGGAGCGACCACGGCGCTGCTCGGCCGCCGCAACGCGGAGGGGTTCCTCGGCTACTGGCCGTCGGTCGCCACCGACGAGGCCGCCGACCTGCGCGACCGCGGCTATGCGAAATGGCTGGTCGATGTCGAGAAGGTCGTTCTGTCCTCCACATTGACCGAGGCGCCCTGGGCTCGCACCCGCATCGTCGATGCTCCGGCCGTCGACGTCGTGCGAGAACTGAAGGCCACCGGCGTCGGCGATATTCTCGTCAACAGTAGTTCGAGTGTCATCAAGCCGCTCCTGCACGCGGATCTGCTCGACCGGCTGTATCTCATGATCACTCCCGAGATCGCGGGTGGCGGCCGGCGTCTGTTCGACGACGGCCTTCCCGCGTCGAAATGGTTTCCGACGCATCAGGATGCCGGTGAGCGGGGCGAGTTGGCCCTGGTCTACGACCGTGTGCGGTAG
- a CDS encoding NAD(P)H-dependent flavin oxidoreductase, translating to MAGTPWSDRMGLSVPIVNAPMGGVAGGRLAAAVSAAGGLGMIGMGSSGSVSALEHELTQLDPKPTMFGIGTVAWVVEREPALLDTALAARPALVSVGFTEDWSWVDRVHAAGVSAVTQVYDADHARRAAAAGVDVLVARGSEGGGHGDPRLGTLAVLDAVLEAVTVPVLAAGGIATARGLAAVLAAGASGAWLGTCLSVCPEALTPEPAREALLRARATDTVVTRVFDLGQRLPWPDRYPARVLSNETTLRWAGREEQLSRDDKARDEVAAAVATDDPRLAPVDAGAGVGALTRARPAGAVVAELFREAESLLRQRQPTGSDATRSSPSPGL from the coding sequence GTGGCGGGAACGCCTTGGTCGGACCGGATGGGGTTGTCGGTGCCGATCGTGAACGCCCCGATGGGCGGGGTGGCCGGTGGGCGCCTCGCGGCCGCCGTATCCGCGGCCGGGGGGCTGGGAATGATCGGCATGGGCAGTTCGGGATCGGTCTCGGCGCTGGAACACGAACTCACACAACTGGACCCGAAACCCACCATGTTCGGGATCGGCACGGTGGCCTGGGTCGTCGAGCGCGAACCCGCACTGCTGGACACCGCCCTGGCCGCGCGTCCCGCACTGGTCTCGGTCGGGTTCACCGAGGACTGGTCCTGGGTCGACCGCGTGCATGCCGCGGGCGTATCGGCCGTCACCCAGGTCTACGACGCGGACCACGCGAGGCGGGCGGCCGCAGCCGGGGTGGACGTCCTGGTTGCCCGGGGCAGCGAGGGCGGAGGTCACGGCGATCCCCGGCTGGGCACCCTCGCGGTGCTGGACGCGGTTCTCGAAGCAGTGACGGTCCCGGTACTCGCCGCGGGCGGAATCGCCACCGCCCGCGGTCTGGCCGCCGTACTCGCTGCAGGCGCATCCGGTGCCTGGCTGGGCACCTGCCTGTCGGTCTGCCCGGAGGCACTCACCCCGGAACCGGCGCGCGAAGCACTGTTGCGGGCACGGGCCACCGATACCGTCGTCACCCGTGTCTTCGATCTGGGACAGCGATTGCCCTGGCCGGACCGCTATCCGGCCCGGGTGCTGAGCAACGAGACCACCCTTCGCTGGGCTGGAAGAGAAGAGCAATTGTCCCGGGACGACAAAGCCCGCGACGAGGTGGCGGCGGCCGTCGCCACCGACGATCCTCGCCTGGCCCCTGTCGACGCGGGTGCGGGTGTCGGGGCCCTCACCCGGGCACGTCCGGCCGGTGCGGTCGTCGCCGAGTTGTTCCGCGAAGCCGAGTCCTTGTTGCGGCAGCGGCAGCCCACCGGGAGCGACGCGACTAGATCCAGCCCTTCTCCCGGGCTTTGA
- a CDS encoding metalloregulator ArsR/SmtB family transcription factor produces MDRIASALGDGARWRLVELLAEHPRSVGELAELTGLRQPQTTKHLRTLAEAGLVTVFPLGQRRVYAIETRPLEEFARALSALAESADAHVGERDVIARYRAAIEAETAAAEHNGWADGRRFSFARVLAAPPEIIWRYWVDPHLLGTWWAPPSMMITDCVLEPWPQGRVVLDYRDAEGRRYHSEGRVAVAHEAERLEFGLSVLGEAGAVLFTGRYDLVLVATGEGTELRLGLTITDTDTEAVPFIAGTDTGWQQVLDELADAVGEHRHARATYDNEKDAQR; encoded by the coding sequence ATGGATCGGATCGCATCAGCATTGGGAGACGGGGCGCGCTGGCGGCTCGTCGAACTCTTGGCCGAACATCCCCGTTCGGTGGGCGAACTCGCCGAGCTGACCGGGTTGCGGCAACCGCAGACGACCAAACACCTGCGAACCCTCGCCGAGGCCGGCCTGGTCACCGTCTTCCCGTTGGGGCAACGTCGCGTCTACGCGATCGAGACACGGCCATTGGAAGAGTTCGCTCGTGCACTGTCGGCTCTGGCCGAGTCTGCCGATGCGCACGTCGGCGAGCGGGATGTGATCGCGCGCTACCGGGCCGCCATCGAAGCCGAAACCGCGGCGGCGGAACATAATGGGTGGGCCGACGGACGCCGGTTCTCCTTCGCCCGTGTCCTTGCCGCGCCCCCGGAGATCATCTGGCGGTACTGGGTCGATCCACACCTGCTCGGGACCTGGTGGGCGCCACCCTCGATGATGATCACCGACTGTGTCCTGGAACCGTGGCCGCAGGGGCGCGTCGTCCTCGACTACCGCGATGCCGAAGGGCGGCGGTACCACTCCGAAGGCCGGGTCGCTGTGGCGCACGAGGCCGAACGACTCGAATTCGGCCTGTCGGTGCTGGGCGAGGCAGGGGCTGTCCTGTTCACCGGTCGCTACGACCTCGTCCTGGTCGCAACCGGAGAAGGTACAGAGCTGCGGCTCGGGCTCACCATCACCGATACCGATACCGAAGCCGTGCCTTTCATCGCCGGAACGGACACCGGCTGGCAACAGGTATTGGACGAACTCGCCGACGCAGTCGGCGAACACCGGCACGCCCGCGCAACGTACGACAACGAAAAGGATGCACAGAGATGA
- a CDS encoding response regulator transcription factor — MIPVLLADDETLIRAALATMLGLEDDIEVVGHVGSGEELVATWQRRGAAGEPVAVAVIDLQMPGIDGIETAAQLLRLTPGAGTLIVTSHGRPGYLKRALAAGVRGFLPKTTSAATLAEVIRTVHRGGRYVDPELAAEAISAGDTVLTAREADVLEYAVDGSSVEDIARRAHLSPGTTRNYLSSAMAKLGVSNRYEAALKAREKGWI; from the coding sequence TTGATACCGGTCCTGCTCGCCGACGACGAAACGCTCATCCGTGCGGCGCTGGCGACGATGCTCGGCCTCGAAGACGATATCGAGGTCGTCGGCCACGTCGGCTCCGGGGAGGAACTCGTCGCCACCTGGCAGCGGCGTGGGGCAGCCGGTGAGCCGGTCGCGGTGGCCGTCATCGATCTGCAGATGCCCGGGATCGACGGTATCGAGACCGCCGCGCAATTGCTGCGGCTCACCCCCGGTGCGGGCACCCTCATCGTCACCAGTCACGGGCGGCCCGGCTATTTGAAACGGGCGCTCGCCGCAGGTGTCCGCGGATTCCTGCCGAAGACCACCTCGGCGGCGACGCTGGCCGAGGTGATTCGCACCGTGCACCGCGGCGGCCGGTACGTCGACCCGGAACTGGCCGCGGAGGCCATCAGCGCCGGTGACACGGTACTCACCGCCCGCGAGGCCGACGTCCTGGAATACGCGGTCGACGGCTCGTCGGTCGAGGACATCGCCAGACGTGCTCACTTGTCACCGGGCACCACGCGCAACTATCTGTCCTCGGCGATGGCGAAACTCGGTGTGTCCAACCGATACGAGGCGGCGCTCAAAGCCCGGGAGAAGGGCTGGATCTAG
- a CDS encoding sensor histidine kinase — MSRWTSWWHELSAAAKFRLYTGATFQFALAVVIVVMAITVRSPWAATGVVLAGIAAVLAVEVRADFAVTSLLASRRWVQVVAVATLVGVWIACAVAAGLSGDATTDARMRLTGIYVVMLIVFSVVSLIEYKWWILLALSLVTGLAFGTSPATVLGGVLLTFVAGALVVATTLLTLWGIRMVDELEHAKVVEAELQVAEERLRFARDLHDVVGRGFSAIAVKSELATALSRSGASDRAAAEMDEVRSLAVESMGQMRELVRGYRGIDLTSEVAGARSLLAAVDCRLAVEGDPAAVPARFHEVAAWVVREGTTNIVEHSAATAATLALGAAGMSLRNNRPRGTPGQQSGLRGLAERLAAVGASLEVLSSPDRFGLEIRWEKS; from the coding sequence GTGAGCCGGTGGACCTCCTGGTGGCACGAGCTGTCTGCTGCCGCGAAGTTCCGGCTCTACACGGGGGCTACTTTCCAGTTCGCGCTCGCTGTGGTGATCGTCGTCATGGCGATCACCGTCCGTTCGCCGTGGGCCGCGACCGGGGTCGTGCTCGCGGGTATCGCCGCGGTGCTCGCGGTGGAGGTCCGCGCCGATTTCGCGGTGACCTCACTGCTGGCGTCCCGGCGCTGGGTGCAGGTCGTGGCCGTCGCGACGCTGGTAGGGGTGTGGATCGCGTGTGCTGTCGCCGCGGGACTGTCCGGCGACGCGACGACGGACGCCCGCATGCGGTTGACCGGCATCTATGTGGTGATGCTGATCGTGTTCTCGGTCGTCTCGCTGATCGAGTACAAATGGTGGATCCTGCTCGCGCTCAGCCTCGTAACCGGGCTGGCTTTCGGAACGTCGCCCGCGACGGTGTTGGGCGGCGTGCTGTTGACCTTCGTCGCCGGCGCCCTGGTCGTCGCGACTACGCTGCTCACCCTCTGGGGCATCCGGATGGTCGACGAGCTGGAACACGCGAAGGTGGTCGAAGCCGAATTACAGGTGGCCGAGGAGCGGCTGCGTTTCGCCCGGGACCTGCACGATGTGGTGGGACGCGGATTCTCGGCGATCGCGGTGAAAAGCGAACTGGCCACGGCACTGTCACGTTCCGGTGCTTCCGATCGCGCCGCCGCGGAGATGGACGAGGTCCGATCGCTGGCCGTCGAATCCATGGGGCAGATGCGCGAACTGGTCCGCGGCTATCGCGGAATAGATCTGACCAGTGAAGTGGCCGGGGCTCGGTCGCTACTGGCGGCGGTGGACTGCCGGCTCGCGGTGGAAGGCGATCCGGCCGCGGTCCCCGCGCGGTTCCATGAGGTCGCCGCCTGGGTCGTGCGCGAGGGCACGACCAATATCGTCGAACATTCCGCGGCGACCGCGGCGACTCTCGCGCTCGGTGCCGCGGGCATGTCGTTGCGCAACAACCGTCCCCGGGGGACTCCGGGACAGCAGTCGGGTCTACGCGGCCTCGCGGAGCGGCTCGCGGCAGTCGGTGCGAGCCTCGAGGTCCTTTCCTCGCCCGATCGATTCGGGCTCGAAATCCGCTGGGAGAAGAGTTGA
- a CDS encoding NAD(P)H-dependent amine dehydrogenase family protein: MSASGKIRVFQVATGNLGTEMVGRIRDHPDLELVGLHCYTPDKIGRDAGEITGIEPVGVTATGTVEQILDARPDVLTFHGVFPDEDLYEKVLEAGINVVTTADWITGFHRDSNHPHPSGRKVSEIIQTACERGDSTFYGTGMNPGLAQILGIVHTADVARIENITVTESVDVSCHHSVDTWKAVGYGRPVDDPTIPDSLHKHTAVFADSVYLMADAFDLELDEVAFHYELGACTEDVDLGWYVLPKGSLGANYIKYQGMVDGVPRVESHLEWQMTPRTDPAWNIQGCYITQITGDPSIYSKHMIFPRKGFDLSNPENFASIGMTVTGLPALNSIRSVVAARPGIITSADLPLRAFAGRFDI; encoded by the coding sequence ATGAGCGCTTCCGGCAAGATCCGGGTTTTCCAGGTCGCCACCGGCAATCTCGGAACCGAGATGGTCGGGCGGATCCGCGACCATCCCGATCTCGAACTCGTCGGACTGCACTGCTACACCCCGGATAAGATCGGCCGGGATGCCGGCGAGATCACCGGTATCGAGCCGGTCGGTGTCACGGCCACCGGCACGGTCGAACAGATCCTCGACGCACGGCCGGATGTCCTCACCTTTCACGGCGTCTTCCCTGATGAAGACCTCTACGAGAAGGTGCTCGAAGCCGGGATAAACGTGGTGACCACCGCGGACTGGATCACCGGGTTCCATCGTGACAGCAACCACCCGCACCCGTCGGGACGTAAGGTCAGCGAGATCATCCAAACCGCTTGTGAGCGAGGCGATTCGACGTTCTACGGCACCGGGATGAATCCGGGCCTGGCCCAGATCCTCGGCATCGTGCACACCGCGGATGTCGCGCGGATCGAGAACATCACCGTCACCGAATCGGTCGACGTGTCCTGTCACCATTCGGTCGATACCTGGAAGGCCGTGGGCTACGGCCGCCCGGTCGACGACCCGACCATTCCCGATTCGCTGCACAAGCACACCGCGGTCTTCGCCGATTCGGTGTACCTGATGGCCGATGCCTTCGATCTCGAACTGGACGAGGTCGCCTTCCACTACGAACTCGGCGCCTGCACCGAGGATGTCGATCTGGGCTGGTACGTCCTGCCCAAGGGCTCACTCGGCGCCAACTACATCAAATATCAGGGCATGGTCGACGGGGTCCCGCGGGTGGAATCCCACCTCGAATGGCAGATGACCCCGCGTACCGACCCCGCCTGGAACATCCAGGGCTGCTACATCACCCAGATCACCGGCGACCCGAGTATCTACAGCAAACATATGATCTTCCCGCGCAAGGGTTTCGACCTGTCGAACCCCGAGAACTTCGCCTCGATCGGAATGACCGTCACCGGTTTACCCGCGCTCAACTCGATCAGGTCCGTGGTCGCGGCCCGCCCCGGCATCATCACCAGCGCCGACCTGCCGCTGCGGGCCTTCGCCGGTCGCTTCGATATCTGA
- a CDS encoding Rieske 2Fe-2S domain-containing protein: MAKPPLPMEPTGWFQVAWCGEITVGAVHRMKYFGREMVAWRSASGRVAVFDAYCEHLGAHLGYGGHVEGENLVCPFHGWEWNREGRNVCIPYESYPNKGRRIRSYPVVERNEGVWVWYDIEGRPPHFEVPDIFEAFGDGRNAEHYYPPVPAATLYRPGLELHPQYVMENGVDFAHFKYVHKTPFIPEFTRHDFSGPVSYVDFTIAFDDGVVEDQVNSSVEDQVDSGVESINAGLGCSITKSWGMIDNRTMPAVTPVDESTSDVRFTVWIGRKPGDDSPEIGTYGKAMAGFVIEQFEADIHIWSHQRYSDPPALSRKEFEGFRALREWARQFYPDATKTERPTP; this comes from the coding sequence ATGGCGAAACCACCACTGCCGATGGAGCCGACAGGCTGGTTCCAGGTGGCCTGGTGCGGTGAGATCACCGTCGGCGCGGTGCACCGGATGAAGTACTTCGGCCGCGAGATGGTGGCCTGGCGATCGGCGTCCGGCCGGGTCGCCGTTTTCGACGCCTACTGCGAGCATCTGGGCGCGCATCTGGGCTACGGCGGCCATGTGGAGGGCGAGAACCTCGTCTGCCCGTTCCACGGCTGGGAGTGGAATCGGGAGGGGCGCAATGTCTGTATCCCGTACGAGAGCTATCCGAACAAGGGCCGCCGCATCCGCAGCTACCCGGTGGTCGAACGTAACGAGGGCGTGTGGGTCTGGTACGACATCGAGGGTCGGCCACCCCATTTCGAAGTACCGGACATCTTCGAGGCGTTCGGTGACGGACGCAACGCCGAGCACTACTACCCGCCGGTTCCCGCCGCAACGCTGTACCGGCCGGGACTGGAACTGCATCCGCAATACGTGATGGAGAACGGTGTCGACTTCGCGCATTTCAAGTATGTGCACAAGACCCCGTTCATCCCGGAGTTCACCCGCCACGACTTCTCCGGTCCCGTCTCCTACGTCGATTTCACCATCGCCTTCGACGACGGCGTGGTCGAAGACCAGGTCAACAGCTCGGTCGAAGACCAGGTCGACAGCGGGGTCGAATCGATCAACGCCGGATTGGGCTGCTCGATCACCAAGAGCTGGGGCATGATCGACAACCGCACCATGCCCGCGGTGACACCGGTCGACGAGTCCACCTCCGACGTCCGCTTCACCGTGTGGATCGGACGGAAGCCAGGTGACGACAGCCCGGAGATCGGTACCTACGGCAAGGCCATGGCCGGTTTCGTGATCGAACAGTTCGAGGCCGATATCCATATCTGGTCCCATCAACGCTATTCCGACCCGCCGGCATTGTCGCGCAAGGAGTTCGAGGGGTTCCGGGCGCTGCGCGAATGGGCGCGACAGTTCTACCCCGACGCCACGAAGACAGAAAGGCCCACACCATGA
- a CDS encoding nuclear transport factor 2 family protein — MSGSPSPESELAQRITLLETVEAIKALKHRYFRACDAKDPARFRECFVAEGSVLDYGELGVSDADGMAAVFESIALRQVDGKHAVLDMHHGLHPDITVHADGTASGRWTLQFRQVNLLNDTDSLSTGEYEDSYVVEDGRWKIAVSRFRRIWSITRTVDETCRVGQYGAR; from the coding sequence ATGTCCGGATCACCGTCACCCGAGTCCGAATTGGCCCAGCGCATCACCCTGCTGGAGACGGTCGAGGCGATCAAAGCGCTCAAGCACCGGTACTTCCGCGCCTGCGATGCCAAGGATCCCGCGCGATTCCGGGAGTGTTTCGTCGCCGAGGGTTCGGTGCTCGATTACGGTGAACTGGGTGTTTCGGACGCGGACGGAATGGCGGCGGTGTTCGAATCCATCGCCCTGCGGCAGGTCGACGGTAAACACGCGGTGCTCGATATGCACCACGGTCTGCACCCCGATATCACCGTGCACGCCGACGGCACCGCCTCCGGGCGGTGGACGCTGCAGTTCCGTCAGGTGAATCTGCTCAACGATACCGATTCGCTGTCCACCGGCGAATACGAAGACAGCTACGTCGTCGAGGACGGCCGGTGGAAGATCGCGGTCTCCCGGTTCCGGCGGATCTGGTCGATCACTCGCACCGTCGATGAGACATGCCGGGTCGGGCAGTACGGGGCGCGGTGA
- a CDS encoding ABC transporter permease produces MTTTTPAAAGFRRRPLAALTKAEYLQFRRNKTLVYVATVFPISIPVALFFFARRGDAPAADIAVLTFEMLALVTLLFVQYYSVLSMVTTRRGEGVLKRLRTGEAADWQIQAAPAVPGALVTLACTVVVAVFVYGMGAPAPVNPVALLLALVGGIVLFSVLALATSAVTKNAEAAQITSLPVMTIAMLGLASIRGFLPDRITDLADWTPFAAISDLVSLGVAGKTAAASDTALDFAGTFAELGRPFATLAIWTVLAFALTRRSFRWDDRG; encoded by the coding sequence ATGACCACGACCACGCCCGCTGCCGCAGGTTTCCGCCGCCGTCCGCTCGCCGCGCTCACCAAGGCCGAGTATCTGCAGTTCCGGCGGAACAAGACGCTCGTCTATGTCGCCACGGTGTTCCCGATCAGCATTCCGGTGGCCTTGTTCTTCTTCGCGCGCCGGGGTGATGCCCCCGCCGCGGATATCGCGGTGCTGACATTCGAGATGCTTGCGCTGGTCACCCTGCTTTTCGTGCAGTACTACTCGGTGCTGTCGATGGTCACCACGCGCCGCGGTGAAGGTGTACTCAAGCGCCTGCGCACCGGGGAGGCCGCCGACTGGCAGATCCAGGCCGCCCCTGCCGTTCCCGGTGCGTTGGTGACCCTGGCGTGCACGGTCGTCGTCGCCGTATTCGTCTACGGCATGGGCGCACCTGCCCCGGTGAATCCGGTGGCGCTGCTGCTGGCCCTGGTCGGCGGCATCGTCTTGTTCTCGGTGCTGGCCCTCGCGACCAGTGCGGTGACCAAGAACGCCGAGGCCGCGCAGATCACTTCGTTGCCGGTGATGACGATCGCGATGCTCGGCCTGGCCTCCATTCGCGGTTTCCTGCCCGATCGGATCACCGACCTGGCCGACTGGACGCCCTTCGCCGCGATTTCCGACCTCGTGTCTCTCGGTGTGGCAGGCAAAACGGCCGCCGCCTCCGATACGGCACTCGATTTCGCCGGTACCTTCGCCGAACTCGGGCGCCCGTTTGCGACACTGGCGATATGGACCGTCCTGGCGTTCGCGCTGACCCGCCGGAGTTTCCGCTGGGACGACCGCGGGTGA
- a CDS encoding TetR/AcrR family transcriptional regulator: MLEAAIASLATGDPAAVSGNRIARDIGATWGVIKYQFGDIDGLWAAVLRHTADKRGDLPAGINPDGTLHERVSAMIGTMAGGLRRPESLAIETLRAALPREHAELERDYPRTAAELASWKPNWDKACQRAFVDMGLDPVKVRQVAALIPAAMRGITSERTLGTYGDLDDALEALIGGIVAYLETPGQTARGSGPPRPGT, encoded by the coding sequence ATGCTCGAGGCGGCGATCGCCTCGCTGGCCACCGGTGATCCCGCGGCGGTGTCGGGAAACCGGATCGCCCGCGATATCGGCGCCACCTGGGGAGTGATCAAATACCAGTTCGGCGATATCGACGGCCTGTGGGCCGCGGTCCTGCGGCATACCGCCGATAAACGCGGCGATCTGCCCGCCGGAATCAACCCGGACGGCACCCTGCACGAACGGGTGTCCGCAATGATCGGCACCATGGCGGGTGGGCTGCGCAGGCCGGAATCGCTGGCCATCGAAACCCTGCGTGCCGCCCTGCCGCGCGAACACGCCGAACTGGAACGCGACTATCCGCGCACCGCCGCGGAGCTCGCCTCGTGGAAACCGAACTGGGACAAGGCCTGCCAGCGCGCGTTCGTCGATATGGGGCTGGATCCGGTCAAGGTGCGGCAGGTGGCCGCCCTCATCCCGGCGGCGATGCGCGGTATCACCTCCGAGCGCACCCTGGGCACCTACGGAGACCTCGACGACGCGCTCGAAGCGCTGATCGGCGGCATAGTGGCCTACCTGGAAACTCCGGGACAGACGGCCCGGGGATCGGGCCCGCCCAGGCCCGGCACATAG
- a CDS encoding class I SAM-dependent methyltransferase, with the protein MRSFDELVSEAEAADTSGWGFGWLDGRATEERPPWGYARLLAQRLAAARSALDIDTGGGEVLAEASVLPPSMHATESWPPNAARARRRLSKRGAEIVQTAPGDSLPFPDRSFDLVTARHPVRPDWPEIHRVLAGGGHYFAQHVGPGSAFALIEHFLGPLPEQRMRRDPAGEAAAAEAAGLTVVDLRTARCRMEFFDIGAVVWILRKCVWWVPDFSVDRYRDVLLDLDRGMRDGCPLVAYSTRHLIDAVP; encoded by the coding sequence GTGCGATCCTTCGATGAACTGGTGAGCGAAGCCGAGGCCGCCGATACCAGCGGCTGGGGCTTCGGTTGGCTCGACGGACGGGCCACCGAGGAGCGACCGCCCTGGGGTTATGCCCGGCTGCTCGCGCAACGACTGGCCGCGGCACGTTCGGCCCTCGATATCGATACCGGCGGTGGCGAGGTCCTGGCCGAGGCCTCCGTGCTGCCGCCATCCATGCACGCGACAGAGTCCTGGCCACCGAATGCCGCACGTGCCCGGCGCAGGCTGAGTAAACGCGGCGCCGAGATCGTGCAGACCGCGCCCGGTGACTCGCTCCCCTTTCCCGACCGCAGTTTCGACCTCGTGACGGCCCGGCATCCGGTGCGGCCCGATTGGCCGGAGATCCACCGTGTCCTCGCCGGCGGCGGGCACTATTTCGCCCAGCATGTCGGTCCGGGCTCGGCTTTCGCGCTCATCGAACACTTCCTCGGCCCGCTCCCCGAGCAGCGGATGCGGCGCGACCCAGCTGGTGAAGCCGCGGCTGCCGAAGCCGCCGGACTGACCGTGGTGGATCTGCGGACCGCGCGCTGCCGGATGGAGTTCTTCGATATCGGCGCTGTCGTGTGGATCCTGCGCAAATGCGTCTGGTGGGTGCCGGATTTCTCCGTCGACCGATACCGCGATGTCCTACTCGACCTCGACCGCGGGATGCGCGACGGCTGTCCGTTGGTCGCGTATTCCACCCGGCATCTGATCGATGCTGTCCCGTAA
- the crcB gene encoding fluoride efflux transporter CrcB gives MNVLLVIAGAAVGAPLRYLLDRAVQARHTSRFPWGTFVVNVSGCLVLGALTGAGLSAVWTILAGTGFCGAFTTYSTFSYETVRLTEQHAYRHAIGYAAASIAAGLVAAILGYAATHALFG, from the coding sequence ATGAATGTACTGCTGGTGATCGCCGGGGCCGCGGTCGGCGCGCCACTGCGCTACCTGCTGGACCGGGCCGTACAAGCGCGGCACACCAGCCGGTTTCCGTGGGGCACCTTCGTGGTCAATGTCTCCGGATGCCTCGTTCTGGGAGCTCTCACCGGCGCGGGACTATCCGCCGTGTGGACGATTCTCGCGGGCACCGGGTTCTGCGGCGCCTTCACCACCTACAGCACCTTCTCCTACGAAACGGTGCGGCTGACCGAACAGCACGCCTACCGGCACGCGATCGGCTACGCAGCCGCCAGTATCGCCGCGGGGCTGGTCGCGGCGATACTCGGCTACGCCGCCACACACGCGCTCTTCGGCTGA